The Erythrobacter sp. Alg231-14 genome has a segment encoding these proteins:
- the gcvPA gene encoding aminomethyl-transferring glycine dehydrogenase subunit GcvPA: protein MRYLPLTDTDRADMLERVGAKSIDDLFVDVPEIARLDGPIRDLPMHASEMAVERHMKARASKNLAAGDAPFFLGAGAYRHHVPASVDTVIQRGEFLTAYTPYQPEIAQGTLQMLFEFQTQVARLYGCAVANASLYDGSTACWEAVAMATRVTKRKRAVLSGALHPHYSEVVKTMAQFTGDTIADSAPAIQSTPDIEGLTARIDDDTACVVVQYPDILGRVSDLSVIADAAHAKGALLVVVNTEPVALGAIKSPGELGADIVVGEGQAIGVGLQFGGPYLGLFAVRDPKHVRQMPGRLCGETTDAEGKRGFVLTLSTREQHIRREKATSNICTNSGLCALAFSVHMTLLGEKGLRELAAENHRLACAAADRLEKVPGISVLNTAFFNEFTVMLKGKSARETVRSLADRGVLGGVSLGRLYPGVKALEEALLVAVTETCTDEDIETLATELEALIKEPAQ from the coding sequence ATGCGTTACCTTCCCCTGACCGATACCGACCGCGCCGATATGTTGGAGCGCGTGGGTGCCAAGTCTATCGATGATTTGTTTGTCGATGTGCCAGAGATCGCACGCTTAGACGGTCCCATCCGCGATTTGCCGATGCACGCATCAGAGATGGCGGTAGAGCGGCATATGAAGGCCCGCGCGAGCAAGAATTTGGCCGCGGGTGATGCGCCGTTCTTTTTGGGCGCGGGTGCATATCGTCACCATGTCCCGGCCAGCGTCGATACGGTCATTCAGCGCGGCGAATTTCTAACCGCCTACACCCCGTATCAGCCTGAGATTGCTCAGGGCACGTTGCAAATGTTGTTTGAATTTCAGACGCAAGTTGCGCGCTTGTATGGCTGTGCGGTGGCGAACGCGTCGTTGTATGATGGGTCCACGGCGTGTTGGGAAGCGGTGGCGATGGCCACCCGCGTGACAAAGCGAAAACGCGCGGTTTTGTCTGGTGCACTGCACCCCCATTACAGCGAAGTCGTCAAAACCATGGCGCAATTCACCGGCGATACGATCGCCGATAGCGCACCGGCAATCCAATCGACCCCGGACATTGAAGGGCTGACCGCGCGGATCGATGACGACACCGCTTGTGTCGTGGTCCAATATCCTGACATTCTTGGCCGGGTCAGCGATCTTTCGGTGATCGCCGATGCCGCGCATGCAAAGGGCGCTTTGCTGGTTGTGGTGAACACCGAACCGGTGGCGTTGGGCGCGATCAAGTCGCCCGGCGAATTGGGTGCAGATATTGTCGTCGGCGAAGGGCAGGCGATTGGCGTGGGTCTGCAATTTGGCGGGCCGTATCTTGGCCTGTTCGCGGTGCGCGATCCAAAACATGTTCGGCAAATGCCCGGACGTTTGTGTGGCGAAACCACCGATGCAGAGGGTAAGCGCGGTTTCGTGCTGACGCTGTCCACGCGCGAACAACATATCCGCCGCGAAAAGGCGACATCGAACATCTGCACCAACTCCGGCCTGTGCGCCTTGGCTTTCAGTGTTCATATGACGTTGTTGGGCGAGAAAGGCTTGCGCGAATTGGCGGCAGAAAATCACCGATTGGCATGCGCAGCCGCCGACCGTTTGGAAAAAGTGCCCGGTATCTCGGTTTTGAACACCGCGTTTTTCAATGAATTCACTGTGATGTTGAAGGGCAAGTCCGCGCGCGAGACCGTCCGTTCGCTTGCCGATCGCGGCGTGTTGGGCGGGGTGTCGCTTGGTCGGTTGTATCCCGGCGTGAAAGCGTTGGAGGAGGCCTTGTTGGTCGCCGTCACAGAAACATGCACCGATGAAGATATCGAGACTTTGGCCACAGAGTTGGAAGCCTTGATCAAGGAGCCAGCCCAATGA
- the gcvH gene encoding glycine cleavage system protein GcvH, giving the protein MPRYFTEEHEWIDVEGDSATVGITDYAQEQLGDIVFVELPDVGAMLDKGGDAAVVESVKAASDVYSPITGEVTEANSGLEDEPALVNSSPEEEGWFFRMTLSDREELEGLMDDKAYKAFVDNL; this is encoded by the coding sequence ATGCCGCGTTATTTTACTGAAGAACATGAATGGATTGATGTCGAAGGCGATAGCGCCACTGTCGGGATCACCGACTACGCTCAAGAACAATTGGGCGATATCGTTTTTGTCGAATTGCCCGATGTCGGCGCGATGTTGGACAAAGGCGGTGATGCCGCTGTGGTCGAAAGCGTTAAAGCCGCCAGCGACGTCTATTCCCCGATCACAGGCGAAGTGACCGAAGCGAACAGCGGACTGGAAGACGAACCGGCCTTGGTCAATTCTTCACCCGAAGAAGAAGGGTGGTTCTTCCGCATGACCCTATCCGACCGCGAAGAGCTGGAAGGATTGATGGATGACAAGGCCTACAAGGCGTTCGTCGACAACCTGTAA
- the gcvT gene encoding glycine cleavage system aminomethyltransferase GcvT gives MSDTNPEDEIPLGTLPLDAWHRENGARMVAFAGYEMPIQYSGDRISHGGGIVAEHNWTRESASLFDVSHMGQLGVSGDGAGEALEALLPGGITSVKEGRMRYSMLLNETGGILDDLMVTNAGPQYGLVVNGACKWDDIAHLREHLPDAVTLTHYDENALLALQGPKAAEVLATLVPEAAELTFMTARYADWDGVPLWIARAGYTGEDGFEIAVPGEQAQKLAEALTADDRVEPAGLGARDSLRLEAGLPLYGHDMTDTVDPVSADLTFALTKKRRETGGWMGHEAVMNVLDAGPTQRRVGLLVDGRMPAREGAEVFAGDTKIGVVTSGGFSPTLGRPIAMAYVDAAHTEDGTELECVVRNKRLAATVSPMPFVPHRYFRGS, from the coding sequence TTGAGCGACACCAATCCAGAAGACGAGATCCCATTGGGCACGCTGCCGCTTGACGCGTGGCATCGGGAAAACGGCGCGCGCATGGTTGCGTTTGCGGGCTATGAAATGCCGATCCAATATTCCGGCGACCGCATCAGCCATGGTGGCGGCATCGTGGCTGAGCACAACTGGACCCGTGAAAGCGCTAGCCTCTTTGACGTATCGCATATGGGGCAATTGGGCGTGAGCGGCGATGGTGCAGGCGAAGCGTTGGAGGCGTTGCTGCCCGGCGGTATCACGTCAGTGAAAGAAGGGCGCATGCGCTATTCGATGCTGCTGAATGAAACCGGCGGCATTCTTGACGATTTGATGGTCACCAATGCCGGTCCGCAATATGGGCTGGTCGTGAATGGTGCGTGCAAATGGGATGACATCGCCCATCTGCGCGAACATTTGCCCGATGCCGTGACCTTGACCCACTACGATGAAAACGCGCTGTTGGCGTTGCAGGGGCCAAAGGCTGCAGAAGTGTTGGCGACTTTGGTGCCAGAGGCCGCCGAACTGACCTTTATGACAGCGCGCTATGCCGATTGGGACGGGGTGCCGCTTTGGATTGCTCGTGCGGGATACACCGGCGAAGACGGTTTTGAGATCGCTGTGCCGGGCGAACAGGCGCAGAAACTCGCCGAGGCTCTGACCGCGGATGATCGTGTTGAGCCCGCAGGGTTGGGTGCACGCGACAGTTTGCGGCTCGAAGCCGGCTTGCCGCTTTATGGCCACGACATGACCGACACTGTCGATCCGGTGAGCGCCGATCTGACGTTTGCCCTGACCAAGAAACGCCGCGAAACCGGCGGATGGATGGGACACGAAGCGGTGATGAATGTGCTCGATGCCGGACCGACCCAGCGCCGCGTAGGATTGTTGGTCGATGGCCGCATGCCCGCGCGCGAAGGCGCAGAGGTTTTCGCAGGAGACACCAAAATCGGTGTCGTCACCAGCGGCGGTTTCTCTCCAACTTTGGGGCGCCCGATTGCAATGGCTTATGTCGATGCGGCGCACACCGAAGACGGAACTGAACTTGAATGTGTCGTGCGCAACAAGCGCCTGGCCGCAACCGTTTCACCCATGCCTTTTGTCCCGCATCGCTATTTTCGAGGGAGCTGA
- the csgH gene encoding curli-like amyloid fiber formation chaperone CsgH, protein MRTLIKRLALITPAFAIAAGTGGAGQANTGNDDPHSRALALSVVESGDRVEIELIAHSDVAQQVQYEIELIGNSKARHNGDTRIPAGNRQVLSRLVTNVSDTWCATVAVVEGNGATYTLTAGDCS, encoded by the coding sequence ATGCGAACCCTAATTAAGCGACTGGCACTGATCACACCTGCATTTGCCATCGCTGCGGGGACGGGCGGTGCTGGGCAAGCGAACACTGGCAATGACGACCCACATTCGCGCGCGCTTGCATTGAGCGTGGTGGAAAGCGGTGACCGGGTCGAGATTGAATTGATCGCGCATTCCGACGTCGCTCAGCAGGTTCAATATGAAATTGAGTTGATCGGGAATTCAAAGGCGCGCCACAATGGCGACACGCGCATCCCCGCTGGCAATCGTCAGGTGTTGTCGCGCCTTGTCACGAATGTTTCGGATACGTGGTGCGCAACAGTGGCCGTGGTCGAAGGCAATGGTGCGACCTACACGTTGACCGCGGGCGATTGTTCATAG